The Chlamydia sp. 04-14 DNA segment TGTTGGATAATGAATGGAAAGCCATCTTAGGATGGGGAGATGAAGAACTCGAAGAATTACGTATTTCTGGATATATTTTTCTTCGTCAGGGACATTACCAAAAAGCCATCCTCTTTTTCGAAGCCTTGGTTATTTTAGATCCATTAAGTATTTATGATTTCCAAACTCTTGGCGGATTATATTTACAAATTGGAGAGAATGCTAAAGCTTTAGGAGTCTTAGACCAAGCTTTACGTATGCAAGGAGATCATCTCCCTACATTATTAAATAAAACTAAAGCTCTCTTTTGTTTGAATCGTATTGACGAAGCCTCTGCCATAGCTGT contains these protein-coding regions:
- a CDS encoding type III secretion chaperone, giving the protein MLDNEWKAILGWGDEELEELRISGYIFLRQGHYQKAILFFEALVILDPLSIYDFQTLGGLYLQIGENAKALGVLDQALRMQGDHLPTLLNKTKALFCLNRIDEASAIAVYLTSCDDPIIANDAEALLMSYTKRTIKKPVALSN